Part of the Musa acuminata AAA Group cultivar baxijiao chromosome BXJ2-7, Cavendish_Baxijiao_AAA, whole genome shotgun sequence genome is shown below.
aaaagtTTACATTTCCTAACCAATATTTTTAAAGAAAACAATCAATCCCTAAACATACTTTAAAGAAAATATTGAAGCTCTATGGCAAATAATATTAGTTGCCTTTATAGTTTTCGAACCCTAGAAATAGGAAACACTCAAACCCTAAAATATTCCTTACAATAATGATAGAATAGAAGCTAAAAGGATTTGGTTTCATCGAACTTGACGTTCGTAGACACGACAGAACTCAACTCTAAACACAACGAGACACGAAGTCAATGATACTCGAAGATCGTGGAGAACATTACGAAAATAATGATGGAATAGAGTGATAAAAAATTAAAGGTTAGTCAATTTTTGATCACTCTATTCCATCTTTAATAACTATGAAACAGGGATGTACATTATACAATAAAATTCGGTTCAAGTTGTTGGTGAACAGATGTGTCATGGTTGATGAGTCAGTGCGGCCAGGTCCACGGGTTGATATCGGGAGTCTTCGGTCGGCTAAGCTGGAGGCCGAGGTCGATCGAGCCCTCGTGACAGAGGGTTGATCAGTGTTTCTCGGTTCGGGCGCCGTCTATACTAAGTCGCATCTCTCCGTCTTCAGGGTGGTCGGTAGCTTGTCCTCGTACACTAGATGACGATTCTTGAGTTGAGATGCTCGCGACTCGAGGGTGGTCGTTTGCCTGCAAAAATGGCTTTCGTcaggtgattcccgactttggcccctccaacGAGCAAGTCAGTTGTGGGTTAAATGGTTTTTTTCGCTTCTTCCCTAGTCGGATGTCGGTCAGGAtctttatactattgtacgagggtcgatCGCACGCAGGCTTGACGTGGCGGTtgatcctcgagggatgagacGGTACTGTGCGGTTGTCGTCCCGGGACGCGACGCCAGACGACATCGTCTTGAGCTTCCAGAATGGGACATGCCAAATAGCACCTCGAtatggattctgacttggcatgtGGGGGTATTTCCCTTGCTGATTCAACTGTAGCACGGTGTGGCATCGATTGTGACGTGTGTTGGCAAGTAACTTTTTAAActtaacattatatatatatatatatatatatatatatatatatatatatatatatatatatatatatatgttaatgctgTAGACAATCAGCCTTCTCTCAGGAAATTTCATGTCCCTAAATAACTCAATCGAAGCTAATTAAATTGACATATCGTTACCAGTTGATGCTGCCATATGTGAGTATAAATGTCCGAGTACCTGTTTCCACTGGTTGATCGTCATCCATTTCGGGTACGTACGTGTTCATTGGGTGACTAGGAGAACAATGGGGGACCCACAGCTAAGAAGGTAGATCTCTCGATTCGATTGGCGGGTGGGCGCCAGGAGAAGTGCTGTTCGCATTCGCTTTTACTTCAAGAGCATTCCCAGATCGGCGTGAGCCGATAAATCGTAGACCAGTAAAGGCCGTAAAAGAAGGGCCATCGCTTCCTGAAACCCCAGTATGGATTTCTTCTCCGGTGGTCGGCGCGTCGGGAGCGGGGGCGGCGGCGGCCTCCTCCCGTCCACCACCGCCACAGCCAAGGTGAAGCCAGCGCGCAAATCCTCCTCCGCGTCCTCGCGCCGCCGGGGCCGACTCCGCGACGTGCTCTCCCCGACTTCCACCTTCTTCTTGATCGGCCTCTCcatctccttcctcttcttcgttgCCGTCGTCGTCCTCTACGGTGTCCCCAACCCCCTTTCCTCTTCCCACTCTAAGCACCGCATCGCCCGCCGCCGGCCCCTCCCCTCCGGCGGTGCCTCCTCGGATGGAGGTGGCGGCGGGATGGCAGGTGGCGAGATGGTCGCGGCGGCGGCCGTTGTGGATATCACCACCAAGGATCTGTATGACCGGATCGAGTTCTTGGACGTGGACGGCGGCGCGTGGAAGCAGGGATGGAAAGTGACCTTTGCGGGAAATGAGTGGGACGACGAGAAACTTAAGGTCTTTGTGGTTCCCCATTCTCACAATGATCCCGGATGGAGGCTCACGGTTGAGGAGTACTACCAAAAGCAATCGCGGTATATTTTGGACACGATCGTTGAGTCTCTCTCGAAGGTTGGGGCATTTTTAATGCGTTCTCGACATGTCCATTTTGTTTTCCTAATTACTGCAAGCACTTTCAACTAAGTTATAATTTGGAGATCCAGCCTTGCATCTTCTCTTGTTTGTTGGACCGAATGTAGATTTATCGTATTCTGCGATCAATATCATTTTCTTTGATGCACTTTTGGGGGATCTAAAAACTTCTGTTGCAGGATTCACGTCGTAAATTTATTTGGGAGGAGATGTCATACTTGGAGAGATGGTGGAGGGAGGCCTCCAGTGAAAAAAAGGAAAGCTTCATCAACTTAGTTAAAAATGGGCAGCTAGAGATTGTGGGAGGGGGTTGGGTGATGAATGATGAGGTAAGTCAACTATCTACATAGTTCCTTCGTTGctgattttcaatgagaaaggtgCAAGGTGAAACATTTAACTGTCAGTGAGTTGAAATTAGAGTTTGTTCTTTTGCTagaatattaatttataaaattaagagtTTCTGAAAATTGCAAGGGATTTGGTTGTTTTTTTTCAACTTGCCTAAAACATATGTAAATTATTATATTCCAAAAACCATACTATGGACACTCGCATGGTAACCGTATAATAGGTTATCGATTCAATTATATCTGGTGCGAAAATTGCAAGGAATTTGGTTTTATTTCAATTTTCCTAAAGAATGTGTAAATAAATATATTCCACAAACCATACTTTGGACATCTGATGCATAATAACCTTATAATAGATTATCTATTCAATCGTATATGGTATAAATgtcattttgttttgtttttatttctttttaaagTGTTATGGTGACTGAAATAAATTACAGAAGATATGCACTAAATTTGACCCTATGACATGATACTCCTTGTTGGTGTTAGCAGCGAGGCTTCAGTAGGACAACTTTTTCTTccagatattatttgttttcatAAATTTCACAATTGTCTTTAGGTCCCAAAAGTTTTGAGCATCATAAAGTTCTTATTTTTCTCTATTGTTGGTAATTTGACTTGCTTTTATTTCTTGTGGACCATTtgactttattgaagaaatattaGTGCTGATGGAACAAGGTGTTTCCATATTGTTAATTGATGTATATAGAAAAAATACTCAAATTATTTGCAATTTTCTCTATCAATTTCTTGCTGAAGATGTATATTATTCTGTTTTATGTCCTTTCTTACTGCTGTTCGCACCAGTGTTGTCCAAAGGTGCTCAGGCACCGGGCTGAGGTGCGGCAACAGCCTGAGCACCTGAAACTACTCCAAGCGAGGCATCTTTGTTTGGCCAGTACCTAAGCGAGCTCCTTAGCTTAGCCTGAGACCAAGCGCTTGGGCATCCCAAGTGCTTATGTAGGTTAGCCTAGGTGCAGTTTCTAGCCAGGCTCATCAAGGATTGCACCACTCTGTTAACCCATGCCCGAGACCAACACTAGTACTAAGCCTGCACCACATGTGACCTGAGCTTGGATATCATGCGCAACATGAGCCCTAACCATGCCCTAAGCCTTGATTTCTTTGTCACCTCTCCTTTGTCCTCTCCGCTGTCTGACTTCTTTGTAGACAAGCACCTGATCCGTGATAACCTGCTCTCCACAACTGAGTGTGATCCTCCAATTTGAGCGACCCAAGCGCCTGGGCATCCCAAGTGCTTATGTAGGTTAGCCTAGGTGCAGTTTCTAGCCAGGCTCGTCAAGGATTGCACCACTCTGTTAACCCATGCCCGAGACCAACACTAGTACTAAGCCTGCACCACATGTGACCTGAGCTTGGATATCATGCGCAACATGAGCCCTAACCATGCCCTAAGCCTTGATTTCTTTGTCCCCCCTCCTTTGTCCTCTCCGCTGTCTGACTTCTTTGTAGACAAGCACCTAATCCATGATAACCTGCTCTCCACAACTGAGTGTGATCCTCCAATTTGAGCGACCCAAGCCAGCTACCACTCCATGTCACCTAGAAAAGAATTGATTGCTGTCAAAGACAGCTTaagttatattatttttcttttcctttttttgggTCTTTTGCATCTCTTTTGTGCTCGTTGTTAAGAACACATCAGTAGCGAATTAAAATCTTAATTGATTGTATTTGTATCTTTTCTACCAATGTGTCCTTGATACACAACAATATTTCTATGTCAACATGTAATGAACAGTCACATGAGGCATTCATGCATCTACCATGAACAAGCAACCAAACTTGTTAAAAGCAATCTAATGGCtgatacttctcacaaatctttcCTAAATATTCTTGAATATGCTAGTTCATTACTCGATGCatgagcagtgatttaaaaagcactagacaccaaaaggcgccaaggtccaaaaacgcccgaggcgctcgcccgagcgaaacgaggcgctaaaatataaaaatatataatataattaataaatataattatttaaaattttaaataaaaatatgctattaaattaagaaaattaatcatttcaaataaacttaatattaacagtataagcctgctgactgagaaaagaggaagcagcaacggcgagcgacgacagcagcgagcggcgacagcggcagcggcgagcaacggtagCAGcagtggcgagcagcgggaggcgcgagcggcgacagcgacgagcagcgggaggcgcgagcggcgacagaggtagcgtttgcgagcagcgacagcggcgagcagcgggagcgggagcaggagcggcgagcagcgggaggcgcgagtggcGACAGAGGTAGCGcttgtgagcagcgacagcggcgagcagcgggaggcacgagcggcgatagaggcagtgtttgcgagcagcgacagcggcgagcagcgagatcgggatcgggagcggcagcggcgagggttagggttgggttctcacttatatcgattttagttggttcgattgaaccaactaaccattagagaccgaaccagacctaaaatcctggttcggtcgccttggttaacccaggcgctcgcccgaagcgcccaggcggcgcctgtttgaagcgcgccgcctgggagattagcgaggcgctcgggcctcgccttgcctcgcccgaaatcctttttaaatcactgtgcaTGAGTAATTTTAATATAagtattttcttatatttttggcTTTCCTTTTTTCCTTTCTGTCTTTCCATTTAATGTTCTTAAGGTCTTCATTATACTATCCTCATTGGTCATCTTTACTGGAGAAAATACTCGCTTGGGTGCATATGTTGTTTTTGAAATTCAGTTTGTTACTGCATTTGGGTTTTCTGTTTTGAGATGTTCTTTTCTAGATTATAGTTCATGGTCTATAATTTTACCTAGTATGATATCAATATGAATTATTATAATCATTACTAGTTTTATTttagaattaatattttataaagctcatctttttccttttttcttttgcagGCAAATTCTCATTATTTTGCTATCATAGAGCAGGTATCTTTCTTAATCCTTTTAGGTTTATCTTTATTTATATTCTCATTTCTTAGAACTTTTCCTCATAAAAGGGTTCGATGGTTGCTGTATGTCTTTATGTGCTCTCTTTTGCTGCTAAGTCAACTTGGTCTTCTAGTCCAGCAGCAAGAAGTCAATAGTCGATTGAGTATTTGTCCATATCTCAAACATttgtcttaacataattcaagttCTAATTCTTTTTTATAATACTGACTGACTGAGATCATATTATAACATGATTCACATTAGCTCTATGAACAAGCTAAACTGTTACACTATTTGTATGCTACTTGGGCTTTATTTCTGGATGTTCTCTCAAATCTATAAAAAGTGAAAACCATTTGCATTTACAATCTTGTCCCATAAATGTTGGCTAAGTACCCATGCAGAAAAGGTCTCTACTTGAATGGAAACTATTGTGTAGGAGATAGTGTGCAGTCTTGACATGCAGTCTTGTCCTCCTTCCATCCATGGAGAACTCACGTTCCTCTTCTTTAACATGTGGTCTTCTTTAACATGGAAACTATTGTGTAGGAGATAGTGTGCAGTGTTGACATGTAGTCTTGTCCTCCTTCCATCCATGGAGAACTCACTTTCCTCTTCTTTAACATGTGGTCTTCTTTAACATGGAAACTATTGTGTAGGAGATAGTGTGCAGTCTTGACATGTAGTCTTGTCTCTCTCTATTTATACACTTGCCTTCAATTGTGTGCAAACCAGTACTATTACCAAAGTCATGTAATTAAATGCCTCCTATTGAGCATTTTTTTTGGAAAGGATGCCTCCTAGGGAGAATAAAGAGAAGACAAGGAGAATAAGAGAAGAGAGACTAGGAACTTGGGAACAGTATCGACCTAGGATTAAGATCTTAGTTTGGTACTGATATTGATTATCAAACTGGTTGGTACAGTATCAATTTATGCACCTGTATCATGTATCGGTATGCATTGACACCAATCTATATGGGTCAGTCTAGTCAGGTTAGGTCGGACTGATCTGAacctattaattttaatataagtattttcttatatttttggctcaataatgaatcaatttataCACAAAGTGTACATTTATTAAAACCTTGTAGATGTATTAAAGATGACAAATCATGTCTTAcaaagtaaaaatattttttatttaatttaatataataaattgtTAATGTTCTACTCATGATTCAATTGGAGGCAGTTTCAGATCAGTGATTCAATTATCGATTAAGAATAAAATTTTGAAGAATCCATGCATGATAATATTCTCACAACATTTTGTATTAATATACTATGTGCCATTGATGTAGTAATAATCTTGGCCTCATCATTATTAATACAACTAGGGCATTAGGTTGAGTAGGGCTGTGGTAAGTATGGTCACATTGTGCAACTCTTGGTGGCACAACCTTAGATGCATTTTAAATCGAAATATATAAACTTCACTAAGCATCTATACGATGTGGTGTGTATTAATGAAAACATGGGCCAATTTTGCTTGTGAACATTGGGTGACCTGCTTTGTGGTAGGATTCACTCTATAATTATCTTCAAATAGAAGTGGTCATTGCAAAGAACTAGCAAATTAATCATTGGTGGTGAAGTTGTACTACTACTAGTATACAGGGTTCAGGTAGTAAATTACATCAAGTCGACATATTGATTGATCATTATTAAATTGtgcatattataattaaataaaattcataaagaattgaaaCTGTATTTTCCTTTTATCAATCATCTGAAGATTCCTAGACATCTGGGTGTCCCATTCAGATCTCTCAGGGACAGAGAATACCTTTTTGATTTCCTCACTGGTAGTGTATAATATGATATATAGTTCCGATGCGATCTTTTTTTCCATGTCAACCTAGTGTAGGTTTATATACAGTGACTCTACGTTGACAATGACCTTACTGCGTCCCATAATCTAGAGGACGATATGTGGTTTTCTCATCTATGAACTAGTAAAATAAGAGCTAGCTCAGACAATCATTGTAAGAATAGTCTTGGATCCAGTCATTCTCTATCTGGTCGAACACATTCAGTGACCCCTAGTCAGTTTTTATTGTGTCTTTGCATCAACTCATGTACCTAGTGATGATTATTGCCATTATCTTTACTAATGGTATGTTGCAAATGGCCACCATGAAGTCTATATAATGATCTATACATGGTGCTCTAAAAAGATGTGTTCATGGCCCATCACTTGTTTGTTGACTTTTCGAATTTGCACTATTATTAGTCACCACGTCTTGCACATTGAAGATGAAATCTCACTATTGAGACTTAAAATGTGACCTCACACTACTCTCACATATTATGGATATTATGTGATAATATGTGATTCTCTAAATCCAAGCTAGTTGAGAAAATTGAAGTAAAATGGagctatttgaatgagaaattaaAGAACTTTAtttaagtgaggagagaaaactaTGGCTTTAAAAGacaaaggaggggggggggggggggtgtgggggagggggagagagagagagaagggtgaATTGGGTCAACCAAAGGGTGGGAGAGATAATGTCATTGGGTCAGTAGGTCTACCACCTGGTATTATGTGAGCATTGGCTAGTCCTGAGTATATTAGGTTACCACCTGATACAATAAGCTTACCAGACGATATGCTCATTATCACATCGAGTTCGACAAAATAGCTCGGTCCATGTATTGGTCACCATCAAGCGAGTAAATACCAATTGTACCCATCAAGTTGCCATACCTCGAAGGGCTTACAAGACCCTTTATTTACATCTTGATGGTCCAAATGCAGTGTCCAGGAACAATATGGAGCCAATCCTCTTATCACCCCTTAACTGAACCTCTTACTATCTTGGATGATGGGTTTTGGAGTAGCAAGTTAACCCCTAAGCTTGACTAGTCCCTACTAAAGCTGCCACTTGTAGTCTGAGAGTTCAAGACTCCTTTTTAGTCTCGACCCTTTCCTATCTTGACAGAGTCAACTTGGAAAACTCATGTTGGAAAGTTCTCCAACTATTAGCCAACCCTATTGCCACATTGAACATGGTCTTATCGTTGTTAGAGGAGTGTAGCTCATTGATATAGGACACAAGTCTCTATGTCGTGGGGGCACTGGTTAGAGGGTTAGAGTCTCAATGTAGGACAAGTTCATGACAAGAAGAGAGTTTCTTATTTGGTGAGAATATAGGAAGGAAAAGAGAGATGAAGTTGACAATAATACTCGAAAATATGGTTAAAAAATTTATAACTAAATAGTGACCTCGAATCAAGGAAAAAACTCCCAAGAACAAATGCCTCACACCTCCACACGTCTTGCACATTGAAGATGAAATCTCACTATCGAGACTTAAAATGTGACCTCACACTACTCTCACATATTATGGATATTATgtgataatatattttcattcATCGATTCATATCTTAAATTGaatcaattttcattttttatagacCTCCAAATACAAGAAAAAAAGTTATGCCATTATCCTTCTAAATTATTCAAATGAGAAATAAATGAAAATGATCTCGCATCAAATACTTTTAGTAATAATTTAATGCTGATAAGGTTCACATGTTTTTAATTAAAATAGCCTTCTTCGTACTTCTGTGCATCCTATTTTTCTATATTCCCCATTGAAGCTGTGGTTCAATATTATGCTATTTCTTTGGTAGCATACACGTTGTACTCACTCTTTACTATATGATGCCCAtatgtatattttttcttttatcagtTACAATTTTGATGATTCATATATGTGGTGGGTCTTCTTTAGATCCATTCTGCTACCTATTAATATTAATTCCATACTTTGTAATCTAGCTgacatttatttttaaatgttCTCTCTAAAAGTACAACAATTACTGGAAATTAACCTATAAGATACTGGATTCAGATTACAGAAGGAAACATGTGGCTAAATGATACCATTGGAGTTATTCCGAAAAATTCTTGGGCTATAGATCCATTTGGTTATTCAGCCACAATGTCTTATCTGCTTCGGCGTATGGGTTTTCGTAATATGCTAATACAGAGGACTCACTATGAGCTGAAAAAAGAACTAGCTTTGAATAAAAATCTAGAATACATATGGAGACAGAGCTGGGATATGGAGGAAACAACTGATATATTTGTTCACATGATGCCATTCTATTCTTATGATATTCCACATACTTGTGGACCTGAGCCAGCTATTTGTTGTCAGTTTGACTTTGCTCGGATGCGTGGATTTAGTTATGAGGCATGCCCCTGGAAGTTTGATCCAGTTGAAACAAATTCTAACAATGTTCAGGAGAGAGCCATGACACTTTTGGATCAATACAGGAAAAAGTCTACTTTATACCGAACAAACACCCTTCTTGTTCCATTGGGTGATGATTTTCGTTATATTAGCATGGATGAAGCGGAAGTCCAGTTTCGGAACTATCAAATGATTTTTGATTATATAAATTCTAATCCCAGCTTGAATGCTGAAGtcaagtttggtactcttgaggaTTACTTTGGCACTCTTCGTGAGGAAGCAGAAAGAAGAAACTTTTCCCGGCCCGGTGAGGTGGGATCTGCTGAACTGGAGGGTTTCCCATCTCTTTCAGGTGATTTCTTTACTTATGCTGATAGAAACCTAGACTATTGGAGTGGCTACTATGTTTCGAGGCCATTCTTTAAAGCATTTGATCGGGTTCTGGAACAGACACTTCGTGCATCAGAAATACTAGCTGCATTAGTTTTGGGATACTGTCAGAAGCTTCAGTGTGCTAAACTACCTATCAGTTTCTCCCACAAGTTGACCGCTGCAAGACGGAACTTAGCTCTTTTTCAGCATCATGATGGAGTAACTGGTACTGCCAAGGACCATGTTGTAAGAGACTACGGCACTAGAATGCGTACTTCCCTGCAGGACTTGCAGATTTTTATGGCTAGGGCTGTGGAAGTTCTTCTAGGTGATTTTCATGACAAGGCAGATCCTACCTTGCTGTCCCATTTTGAACCAGAGCAGAGTAGGTCTAGGTATGATGCCCAGCCAGTGCACAAAGTTCTTGATGTTACCGATGGGGAACCCCAGTCTGTGGTATTTTTTAATCCATTGGAGCAAACAAGGGATGAAGTCGTAATGGTAATAGTATCAAAGCCTGATGTGTCCGTTTGGCACTCAAATGGATCATGTGTGAAGAGCCAAGTATCTCCCAATTGGAAGCATGATACAACAGAAGATGATACCAAGCTGCATCGCCTTTATTGGCGAGCTTCTGTTCCTGCAATGGGGTTGGAAACCTACTTTGTAGCTCGTGGATCTCCGTCGTGTGAAAAAGCCGCACCTGCCAAAGTGAGAGTATTCTCTGATACCCCATTTTCTTGTCCTCCTCCTTATGTATGTTCAAAAATTGAAACTGATACAGTACAGATTCATAACCTTCTCTACACACTCACATTCGATGTAAAGAGAGGTCTGCTGCAGAAGATAAGCCATAAAGATGGCAAACAAACCTATGTCGGTGAAGACATAGGATTGTACAGTAGTGTTGGAAGTGGTGCTTACTTGTTCAAACCTATTGGAGAGGCTAAACCTATTATTGAGGAAGGTGGCCAATTTATTATTTCTGAAGGTTCATTGGTCCAGGAATCTTTTTCTATTCCAAAGACCATGTGGAAGAATACGCCTATTTCTCATATAACACGGATCTACAGTGCACAGAACACTGTACAGCAGTTAATTGTTGAGAAGGAATACCATGTTGAGCTTCTCGGTGATGAATTCAATGACAGGGAACTAATTGTGAGATTCAAGACAGACATTGACAATAAGAGGGTCTTCTATTCTGATCTTAACGGATTTCAGATGAGCCGAAGACAAACATATGACAAGATCCCACCACAAGGAAATTACTATCCCATGCCATCACTTGCTTTTATGCAGGATCCATCAGGTCACCGGTTCTCAGTACATTCTAAACAGTCACTAGGGGCAGCTAGCTTGAGAGATGGTTGGTTAGAAATTATGTTGGATCGCCGATTGGTTTATGATGATGGACGTGGTCTAGGTCAAGGGGTGATGGATAACCTTCCTAATAATGTCCTCTTCCACATCCTCACAGAGTCTAATATCTCTGCTTTGCCTTCAAATCATATGCTGTTGACTCTCCAACCATCACTTCTTTCCCATCGTGTGGGTGCCCACCTGGACTATCCAATGTGTGCATTCGTTAGCAAGACTAGACCGCGACAAAAATCCCTCAAGCTCCATCGACGTTCGTTTGCTCCGTTATCCTCTTCATTACCATGTGACTTACATGTAGTGAACTTTAAAGTTCCACAGCCTCTAAAGTTTACACAGGTACACCCTCTGGCCTCTAGATTTGTTATTCTTTTGCAGAGGAAGGGCTGGGATGGTTCATTCTGCAAACGGGGTGGACTGCATTGTTCAACCATTGCGGACGAGCCTGTGAATTTGTTCTACATGTTCAAGGACCTCACTGTTTCCAATGTGAAAGCAACTTCCTTGAATCTATTACATGATGACACTGAAATGCTGGGTTACAACGAGCAGTTGGGAGAAGTAGCTCAAGAGGGAAATGTGCTAATATCCCCAATGGAAATACAGGCTTACAAGTTA
Proteins encoded:
- the LOC135616559 gene encoding alpha-mannosidase 2-like, which gives rise to MDFFSGGRRVGSGGGGGLLPSTTATAKVKPARKSSSASSRRRGRLRDVLSPTSTFFLIGLSISFLFFVAVVVLYGVPNPLSSSHSKHRIARRRPLPSGGASSDGGGGGMAGGEMVAAAAVVDITTKDLYDRIEFLDVDGGAWKQGWKVTFAGNEWDDEKLKVFVVPHSHNDPGWRLTVEEYYQKQSRYILDTIVESLSKDSRRKFIWEEMSYLERWWREASSEKKESFINLVKNGQLEIVGGGWVMNDEANSHYFAIIEQITEGNMWLNDTIGVIPKNSWAIDPFGYSATMSYLLRRMGFRNMLIQRTHYELKKELALNKNLEYIWRQSWDMEETTDIFVHMMPFYSYDIPHTCGPEPAICCQFDFARMRGFSYEACPWKFDPVETNSNNVQERAMTLLDQYRKKSTLYRTNTLLVPLGDDFRYISMDEAEVQFRNYQMIFDYINSNPSLNAEVKFGTLEDYFGTLREEAERRNFSRPGEVGSAELEGFPSLSGDFFTYADRNLDYWSGYYVSRPFFKAFDRVLEQTLRASEILAALVLGYCQKLQCAKLPISFSHKLTAARRNLALFQHHDGVTGTAKDHVVRDYGTRMRTSLQDLQIFMARAVEVLLGDFHDKADPTLLSHFEPEQSRSRYDAQPVHKVLDVTDGEPQSVVFFNPLEQTRDEVVMVIVSKPDVSVWHSNGSCVKSQVSPNWKHDTTEDDTKLHRLYWRASVPAMGLETYFVARGSPSCEKAAPAKVRVFSDTPFSCPPPYVCSKIETDTVQIHNLLYTLTFDVKRGLLQKISHKDGKQTYVGEDIGLYSSVGSGAYLFKPIGEAKPIIEEGGQFIISEGSLVQESFSIPKTMWKNTPISHITRIYSAQNTVQQLIVEKEYHVELLGDEFNDRELIVRFKTDIDNKRVFYSDLNGFQMSRRQTYDKIPPQGNYYPMPSLAFMQDPSGHRFSVHSKQSLGAASLRDGWLEIMLDRRLVYDDGRGLGQGVMDNLPNNVLFHILTESNISALPSNHMLLTLQPSLLSHRVGAHLDYPMCAFVSKTRPRQKSLKLHRRSFAPLSSSLPCDLHVVNFKVPQPLKFTQVHPLASRFVILLQRKGWDGSFCKRGGLHCSTIADEPVNLFYMFKDLTVSNVKATSLNLLHDDTEMLGYNEQLGEVAQEGNVLISPMEIQAYKLDLQSQT